The following proteins come from a genomic window of Thiothrix unzii:
- a CDS encoding PGPGW domain-containing protein: MDTLFIWLGTISVATFVLSLLLLPWLVARIPSNYFTRPRHAHRWQVLLQPRAIVRNLLGLPVLLAGIAMLVLPGQGLVTMMIGLSIMMFPGKFELEKWVVTRNGVLKAVNWIRQRSQHPPIDAP, from the coding sequence TTGGATACACTTTTTATTTGGCTCGGCACAATCTCTGTAGCTACGTTTGTCTTATCACTGCTGCTATTACCTTGGCTTGTCGCACGCATTCCCAGCAATTATTTTACGCGTCCACGTCATGCGCATCGCTGGCAGGTATTGTTGCAACCACGGGCTATCGTGCGCAATCTGCTGGGCTTACCGGTGCTATTAGCCGGTATTGCCATGCTGGTATTGCCGGGGCAAGGCTTAGTCACCATGATGATTGGCCTGAGTATTATGATGTTCCCCGGCAAGTTTGAGCTGGAAAAATGGGTCGTAACCCGCAACGGCGTGCTGAAAGCGGTGAACTGGATACGTCAACGCTCCCAGCACCCACCCATCGACGCACCATAG
- the tpx gene encoding thiol peroxidase, which translates to MATITLQGNPLETVGTLPAVGAAAPAFTLVKTDLSEVGLGDFAGKTVILNIFPSIDTGVCATSTRRFNEIASSNDNVAVLCISADLPFAHGRFCGAEGLENVVSLSNFRNPAFGNDYGVTITSGVLAGLLSRAVVVIKDGNVVYTEQVPEIVQEPNYDAALAAI; encoded by the coding sequence ATGGCAACGATTACTTTACAAGGCAACCCGCTAGAAACTGTTGGCACACTGCCTGCGGTTGGCGCAGCCGCTCCGGCCTTTACACTGGTTAAAACCGATTTATCTGAAGTCGGCTTAGGCGATTTCGCCGGAAAAACCGTCATTTTAAACATCTTCCCCAGCATTGATACCGGCGTTTGCGCAACATCCACGCGCCGTTTCAACGAAATAGCCAGCAGCAATGACAACGTAGCTGTGCTGTGTATTTCCGCTGACTTACCGTTTGCACACGGGCGTTTCTGCGGGGCGGAAGGTTTGGAAAACGTGGTCTCACTGTCTAATTTCCGCAATCCTGCATTTGGCAACGATTATGGCGTAACCATTACTAGCGGCGTATTGGCAGGCTTATTATCACGCGCAGTGGTTGTGATCAAAGACGGCAACGTAGTTTATACCGAACAAGTACCTGAAATTGTTCAAGAACCTAATTACGATGCGGCATTGGCAGCGATTTAA
- a CDS encoding SCP2 sterol-binding domain-containing protein yields the protein MPQLFSADWMNELKDLWNADPDVKDKLAAIGFNSVITCGLKGEAKPMGVFIVENGECVRAGDYADEKPDWDMRADRKDWMKWTKEPMGMVGLGTAYTFGKLKFLSGDYGAMLKNPAMAGPFVKSFALMAKINTQ from the coding sequence ATGCCGCAATTATTTTCTGCTGATTGGATGAACGAACTCAAGGATCTTTGGAACGCAGACCCTGATGTTAAAGACAAGCTCGCTGCCATTGGGTTCAATTCTGTTATTACCTGCGGCCTGAAAGGCGAAGCTAAGCCGATGGGCGTTTTCATCGTTGAAAACGGCGAATGCGTGCGTGCTGGCGATTACGCGGATGAGAAACCCGATTGGGATATGCGTGCTGACCGCAAAGACTGGATGAAATGGACTAAAGAACCGATGGGCATGGTTGGCTTAGGCACAGCTTACACCTTCGGCAAGCTGAAATTCCTCTCCGGTGACTACGGCGCAATGCTGAAGAACCCTGCAATGGCTGGCCCGTTCGTTAAGTCTTTCGCACTGATGGCAAAAATCAACACGCAATAA
- a CDS encoding DUF302 domain-containing protein, whose amino-acid sequence MNFIRNLLALIGLVAILGGAYAYTQYGDMLSKAGEMGNEMAALQQLDPKAKDVYTDMWKKLKESGNSADASVVKYSLADGITPEDAEEAMKSVANKLNIKAVGELPLSEQVKLETGQDQRFLKIYQFCNPQTAMKMVDFSDAFSAFLPCRISMIQDKAGKYHLYSLNMDMMIYGGKTLPPELHAEAIKVQEIMTAIMKGGAEGDF is encoded by the coding sequence ATGAACTTTATCCGTAACCTTCTTGCCCTGATTGGTTTAGTCGCTATTCTCGGCGGCGCATACGCTTATACCCAGTACGGCGACATGCTGAGCAAAGCCGGTGAAATGGGCAACGAAATGGCTGCCCTGCAACAACTTGACCCTAAAGCGAAAGATGTTTACACCGATATGTGGAAAAAGCTCAAGGAAAGCGGCAATTCAGCAGACGCTTCCGTGGTGAAATATTCACTGGCAGACGGCATTACCCCCGAAGATGCTGAAGAAGCAATGAAATCCGTTGCTAACAAACTCAACATCAAAGCGGTCGGCGAACTGCCATTATCAGAACAGGTGAAACTGGAAACCGGACAAGATCAGCGTTTCCTGAAAATCTATCAGTTCTGTAATCCACAGACTGCCATGAAAATGGTGGATTTCAGTGATGCATTCTCAGCATTCCTCCCTTGCCGGATTTCCATGATTCAAGACAAAGCAGGAAAATATCACCTGTATTCACTGAACATGGACATGATGATTTACGGCGGCAAAACCTTGCCACCTGAACTTCATGCAGAAGCCATCAAAGTGCAAGAAATCATGACTGCGATTATGAAAGGCGGCGCGGAAGGCGACTTCTAA
- a CDS encoding efflux RND transporter permease subunit, whose protein sequence is MYKRLLQNHVLANLTFGLVLVIGLIAYNTMPRQQDPTINFNWISIITALPGASAEDVEKRVTDPLEEAIRGVPDMKFVSSNSRENISSLLVRFEDIDERMFDKRIADLRREIQNTKDLLPSEAVESIILEITTANAFPAAMIAVQGVADDENLRVQAKNIKKALEQVKGVERVDTIALDDPELQVRFDAHALEALGLLPGQLADTVRVWFRDLSAGSVDIDRQSWLVRLSGKDSDPQALGALPITGLQGDVPLARVATVERAREKATQKVSLDGKPAILFAVMKQDKANSLDLLAQLQSYLDTRNAQTQSTGVTLTLVDDQTVPTREAIAVMESNALVGFLLVLAVTWLFLGFRLGLLTTIGIPFTLAATFWVLSSMGETLNVSVLLGVVIVLGMLVDDAVVVVESIYYRLQQGMDGITAAVEAMREVALPVTTAVLTTVAAFLPLMLLPGILGKFMQVIPMVVTLALFLSLIEAFWMLPAHVGVGKIDFSKPSRIQQYRQRFTHVLQVKYARWLLKVLRYPRAALGGVVLLFFIAVGVVGAGLIPMNFFASDNLRIFYVNVEMPSSTSLNETMQKTLEVEQQVKQHLQPQDARSVVAYAGMMFTETEPLYGARYGQLVVSLQPLSAGAREVKAIIESMRSAVEGVPGAVNIAFLELAGGPPAAKPISVKVRGDDYAEIQAATNALKQSLAANAGIKDITDDASPGRQEMNLKLRQDAIRQAGIAPDNVARTLRLLVDGEVVADMQDQGEKLAVRVQSQANDWQAIRQLLDVRLPTPSGGSVPLSELVEANEGVSIGNIRHYNFRRAITLEADLVKRPDEPFYDCRLKPVFTAAAPDYSLCALDTVQANQWLLAAWEQRKAEFPNIDLDFAGQLDDLQESLDAIGVLFLFGIGLMYLILGTQFSSYWQPLMILSTVPMAFTGVVFGLLLTQNPLSLYTLYGVVALAGIAVNAAIVLIAAANDRIELGMSVLYATVYAARRRLIPILITSLTTMAGLFSLATGLGGKSLLWGPVATAIVWGVGFSTVLTLFAIPVLYRVVSRRG, encoded by the coding sequence ATGTATAAACGCTTGCTGCAAAATCATGTGCTGGCTAATTTGACTTTTGGGCTGGTGTTGGTGATTGGCTTGATTGCCTACAATACGATGCCGCGCCAGCAAGACCCGACGATCAATTTTAACTGGATTTCCATCATTACCGCGTTGCCGGGGGCGAGTGCGGAAGATGTGGAAAAGCGCGTCACAGATCCGTTGGAAGAGGCGATTCGTGGCGTGCCGGATATGAAATTCGTTTCTAGCAATAGTCGTGAAAATATTTCCAGTTTGCTGGTGCGCTTTGAAGACATTGACGAGCGTATGTTCGATAAGCGCATTGCTGATTTGCGCCGCGAAATCCAAAACACTAAAGATTTGTTGCCCAGCGAAGCGGTTGAGTCGATTATTCTGGAAATTACCACGGCGAATGCGTTTCCGGCGGCAATGATTGCGGTACAGGGCGTGGCTGACGATGAGAATTTGCGGGTACAGGCGAAAAATATCAAAAAAGCACTGGAGCAGGTTAAAGGTGTGGAGCGGGTTGATACGATCGCGCTGGATGACCCGGAATTGCAGGTGCGCTTTGATGCCCATGCTTTGGAAGCCTTGGGGCTGTTACCTGGGCAGTTGGCAGATACGGTGCGGGTGTGGTTTCGGGATTTGTCCGCCGGTAGCGTGGATATTGACCGCCAGAGTTGGCTGGTACGACTGAGCGGGAAAGATAGTGATCCGCAGGCATTGGGGGCATTGCCGATTACGGGTTTGCAAGGTGATGTGCCGTTAGCGCGGGTAGCAACAGTGGAACGCGCCCGTGAAAAAGCCACGCAAAAGGTCTCATTGGATGGCAAACCCGCGATTTTATTTGCGGTGATGAAACAGGATAAAGCGAACAGTCTGGATTTATTGGCGCAATTACAAAGCTACCTTGATACCCGCAATGCCCAAACACAATCCACGGGCGTGACCCTGACGCTGGTGGATGATCAAACGGTGCCGACCCGTGAAGCGATTGCGGTGATGGAAAGCAACGCGCTGGTGGGGTTTTTACTGGTGTTGGCGGTCACTTGGCTGTTTTTGGGTTTTCGGCTTGGTTTGCTGACCACGATTGGCATTCCGTTTACTTTGGCGGCGACGTTTTGGGTGTTGTCGAGCATGGGGGAAACCTTGAATGTCTCGGTGTTACTTGGGGTCGTGATTGTGCTGGGAATGCTGGTGGATGATGCGGTAGTGGTGGTGGAGTCCATTTACTATCGCTTGCAACAGGGCATGGATGGAATAACAGCAGCGGTGGAGGCGATGCGTGAAGTTGCGTTGCCAGTGACGACGGCAGTGTTGACTACGGTGGCGGCTTTTTTGCCGTTGATGTTATTGCCGGGGATTTTAGGCAAATTCATGCAAGTGATTCCGATGGTGGTGACATTGGCTTTGTTTTTGAGTTTGATCGAAGCTTTTTGGATGCTGCCAGCCCACGTTGGGGTCGGCAAAATCGACTTTTCCAAACCGTCACGCATTCAGCAATACCGCCAGCGTTTTACCCATGTTTTGCAAGTGAAATACGCGCGGTGGTTGTTGAAGGTATTGCGTTATCCGCGTGCGGCGTTGGGTGGTGTGGTGCTGCTGTTTTTTATCGCCGTGGGCGTGGTTGGTGCAGGTTTGATTCCGATGAACTTTTTCGCATCGGATAATTTGCGGATTTTCTACGTGAATGTGGAAATGCCCAGTTCCACTTCATTAAACGAGACGATGCAAAAAACCTTGGAAGTCGAACAGCAGGTGAAACAACACTTACAGCCACAGGATGCGCGGTCGGTGGTGGCATATGCGGGGATGATGTTTACCGAAACTGAGCCATTGTACGGTGCGCGTTATGGGCAGTTGGTGGTGAGTTTGCAGCCGTTATCTGCTGGCGCACGTGAAGTAAAAGCCATTATTGAATCCATGCGGTCGGCAGTAGAAGGCGTGCCGGGCGCGGTGAATATTGCGTTTTTGGAATTGGCGGGTGGCCCTCCGGCAGCGAAACCGATTAGCGTTAAGGTGCGCGGTGATGATTACGCCGAGATTCAGGCCGCGACTAATGCCCTCAAGCAAAGCCTTGCTGCGAATGCCGGGATCAAAGATATTACTGATGATGCCAGCCCCGGTCGGCAGGAAATGAACCTGAAATTACGCCAAGATGCGATTCGGCAGGCAGGTATTGCACCGGATAATGTAGCGCGAACCTTGCGCTTGTTAGTGGATGGTGAAGTGGTCGCTGATATGCAGGATCAGGGTGAAAAACTCGCAGTGCGGGTGCAAAGTCAGGCAAATGATTGGCAGGCTATCCGGCAATTGCTAGACGTGCGTTTGCCCACGCCCAGTGGCGGTAGTGTACCGTTGAGTGAGTTGGTCGAAGCTAACGAAGGGGTTTCGATTGGGAATATTCGTCATTACAACTTCCGGCGTGCGATTACGTTGGAGGCGGATTTGGTGAAACGCCCGGATGAGCCATTTTACGATTGCCGTTTAAAGCCGGTGTTTACGGCTGCTGCCCCCGATTACAGCTTGTGTGCGCTGGATACGGTGCAGGCAAATCAGTGGTTGTTGGCGGCATGGGAACAGCGTAAAGCGGAGTTTCCTAACATTGATCTGGATTTCGCAGGACAGTTGGATGATTTGCAGGAAAGTCTGGATGCGATTGGGGTGCTGTTTTTGTTTGGTATCGGCTTGATGTATTTGATTTTGGGAACGCAGTTTAGTAGCTATTGGCAGCCGTTAATGATTCTGTCGACCGTGCCAATGGCGTTTACCGGCGTGGTGTTTGGGTTGTTGCTGACACAAAATCCGCTGAGTTTGTATACCTTGTACGGCGTGGTAGCGTTGGCGGGCATTGCGGTGAATGCGGCGATTGTATTGATCGCGGCAGCCAATGATCGTATTGAGCTGGGAATGAGCGTGTTATATGCCACGGTTTATGCGGCGCGGCGGCGATTGATTCCGATCTTAATCACCTCATTGACCACGATGGCGGGCTTGTTTTCCTTGGCAACCGGCTTGGGTGGTAAATCGCTGTTGTGGGGGCCGGTAGCAACAGCGATTGTCTGGGGTGTCGGGTTTTCCACGGTACTGACGCTTTTTGCGATTCCGGTGCTGTATCGCGTCGTCAGTCGGCGGGGTTAA
- a CDS encoding DUF2889 domain-containing protein: MPLSQSVRRQAMHTRVVTCNGYKREDGLWDIEGHMVDTKPYAFQNTDRGGFINANEALHDMWVRLTLDDAFKIHAVEAVTDWSPFKDCPQVAAVFQGLVGVSIGYGWNRKLKELMGGVRGCTHLTELLGPIATTAFQTIMSTRSDYCGDLDGAAQEKPPYLDTCQMLREDGEVVKKYWPKFYRPS; this comes from the coding sequence ATGCCTTTATCTCAATCGGTGCGTCGTCAGGCGATGCATACCCGTGTGGTGACTTGTAACGGTTATAAACGCGAAGATGGGCTGTGGGACATTGAAGGCCATATGGTCGACACTAAACCGTATGCGTTCCAAAATACGGATAGGGGCGGTTTCATTAATGCCAACGAAGCACTCCACGATATGTGGGTAAGGCTGACATTGGACGATGCGTTTAAAATTCACGCTGTAGAAGCGGTAACAGACTGGTCGCCGTTTAAGGATTGCCCGCAAGTGGCAGCCGTCTTTCAGGGTTTGGTGGGCGTGTCGATTGGTTATGGTTGGAATCGTAAGCTCAAGGAACTGATGGGTGGGGTCAGAGGATGCACCCATTTGACCGAGTTACTCGGCCCTATTGCAACCACGGCTTTCCAAACGATTATGAGCACTCGTTCGGATTATTGCGGCGATTTGGATGGTGCGGCGCAAGAAAAACCGCCGTATTTGGATACCTGCCAGATGTTGCGTGAAGACGGTGAGGTGGTGAAAAAGTATTGGCCTAAGTTTTACCGTCCCAGTTAA
- a CDS encoding ammonium transporter: MEQLVSALDTLFVLMGAVMVLAMHAGFAFLEVGTVRHKNQVNALVKIIVDFAVSTIAYFFIGYMIAYQTGFLSSASELAVNNGYDLVKFFFLLTFAAAIPAIISGGIAERARFYPQLLATFLIVAFIYPFYEGMIWNNLYGVQEWIKGLFGVAFHDFAGSVVVHAMGGWLALGAVIMLGHRHGRYTKDGKPMSAHPPSSIPFLAIGAWILTVGWFGFNVMSAQKVGGLSGLVAINSLMAMVGGILAALVAGKNDPGFVHNGPLAGLVAVCAGSDLMHPLGALVVGAVAGGLFVWTFTLAQNKLKIDDVLGVWPLHGLCGAWGGIAAGIFGLEALGGVGGVSFGAQVVGTLIGIAIATAGGFIVYGILKATLGIRLTQEEEYNGADLSIHKIKANPDN, from the coding sequence ATGGAGCAACTTGTTTCCGCATTAGATACCCTGTTTGTGTTAATGGGAGCCGTGATGGTTCTCGCGATGCACGCAGGTTTTGCCTTTTTGGAAGTGGGCACGGTACGCCACAAAAATCAGGTAAATGCCTTAGTTAAGATCATTGTCGATTTTGCCGTTTCCACCATTGCTTATTTTTTCATTGGTTACATGATTGCCTATCAAACAGGCTTCTTGAGCAGTGCCAGCGAACTGGCGGTAAATAACGGTTACGATTTGGTCAAATTCTTCTTTTTACTGACCTTTGCAGCGGCAATTCCGGCGATTATTTCCGGTGGGATTGCGGAGCGGGCGCGGTTTTACCCGCAACTGCTGGCAACCTTCCTGATTGTGGCGTTCATTTACCCGTTTTACGAAGGCATGATCTGGAACAATTTGTACGGCGTGCAGGAATGGATTAAAGGGCTGTTTGGCGTTGCATTCCATGACTTTGCCGGTTCGGTAGTGGTTCATGCAATGGGTGGCTGGCTGGCCTTAGGCGCGGTAATTATGCTGGGGCATCGGCACGGGCGTTATACCAAGGATGGCAAACCGATGTCGGCGCATCCACCTTCCAGTATTCCGTTTTTAGCCATTGGCGCGTGGATTTTAACCGTCGGCTGGTTTGGCTTTAACGTTATGTCAGCACAAAAAGTTGGCGGCTTAAGTGGTTTGGTCGCGATTAACTCGCTAATGGCAATGGTAGGTGGGATTTTAGCAGCGTTAGTCGCAGGGAAAAATGACCCTGGCTTTGTCCACAACGGCCCGTTGGCGGGTTTGGTGGCGGTGTGCGCGGGTTCTGATTTGATGCATCCACTGGGTGCGTTGGTGGTTGGTGCGGTTGCCGGTGGGTTATTCGTGTGGACATTCACCCTCGCGCAAAACAAGTTAAAAATCGACGACGTATTGGGTGTCTGGCCATTGCACGGTTTGTGCGGTGCGTGGGGTGGCATTGCAGCGGGTATTTTCGGTTTAGAAGCACTCGGTGGGGTCGGTGGTGTCAGCTTCGGAGCGCAAGTCGTCGGCACACTGATTGGGATTGCAATTGCGACAGCGGGTGGTTTCATCGTTTACGGCATTCTCAAGGCCACGCTGGGTATTCGCTTGACTCAAGAGGAAGAATACAACGGTGCGGATTTGAGCATTCACAAAATCAAAGCCAACCCGGATAACTAA
- a CDS encoding efflux RND transporter periplasmic adaptor subunit: MMRHFGLPQYALFTGLFLGTINPVWAATSLDSEPLAVTLIPLAKVLQISERSVPATLVSLNDSTLSAEVAGKVTRLLVDVGATVKAGQVLANLDCRDYTHSLSQAKASMTAAKARLSFAQSQWQRNQQLRKTGLLPAEQLEKAQADFDSAQADVAVNQAQVDTASLAVSRCEVTAPFAGQITQRHLQLGQQATPGSPAFQLLQHDVQELSAQLSAEEVAEQAQGKQLRFVADGVTLAVKRRAVVGQISGNTRTQEVRFSLQEPTTLAAGQSGRLVWQSPLPALPASWLVRRDTSLGVMLGEDDAAKFHPLPKAQEGQAAIVDLPDTTLLIDQNRLRVQHGQAIKVESP; encoded by the coding sequence ATGATGCGACACTTTGGTTTACCCCAGTACGCGCTGTTTACAGGGCTGTTTTTAGGCACAATCAACCCTGTCTGGGCTGCAACTTCGCTAGACAGCGAGCCGTTAGCGGTGACATTAATTCCGTTAGCGAAGGTACTGCAAATCAGTGAGCGCAGTGTACCTGCCACCTTAGTCAGCTTAAACGACAGCACGTTAAGCGCGGAAGTGGCGGGCAAAGTCACCCGTCTTTTGGTGGATGTGGGGGCGACTGTCAAAGCAGGGCAGGTCTTAGCAAACCTCGATTGCCGCGATTACACCCACAGTTTGAGTCAGGCGAAAGCCAGCATGACCGCCGCCAAAGCGCGTCTGAGCTTTGCCCAAAGTCAGTGGCAGCGCAATCAGCAATTACGCAAAACGGGTTTGTTACCCGCCGAGCAACTGGAAAAAGCCCAAGCCGATTTTGACAGTGCGCAAGCCGATGTGGCAGTGAATCAAGCGCAAGTAGATACCGCCAGTTTAGCGGTGTCGCGTTGTGAAGTTACCGCGCCGTTTGCGGGACAGATTACCCAGCGTCACCTGCAACTGGGGCAACAAGCAACACCGGGCAGCCCCGCGTTTCAGCTATTACAACACGATGTGCAAGAGTTGAGTGCGCAGTTATCCGCCGAAGAAGTCGCGGAGCAGGCGCAGGGTAAGCAATTACGCTTTGTTGCCGATGGGGTAACGCTTGCGGTGAAGCGTCGTGCGGTGGTGGGGCAAATCAGCGGTAATACCCGCACCCAAGAAGTGCGTTTCAGCCTGCAAGAGCCGACGACGTTAGCCGCAGGGCAAAGCGGACGGTTGGTGTGGCAAAGCCCGTTACCGGCATTACCGGCTAGTTGGCTGGTGCGCCGCGATACGAGTTTAGGGGTTATGTTGGGTGAGGATGATGCGGCTAAGTTTCACCCATTGCCCAAAGCGCAGGAAGGGCAGGCGGCGATCGTGGATTTACCCGATACGACGTTGCTGATTGACCAAAATCGCTTGCGGGTACAGCATGGGCAGGCGATTAAGGTGGAGTCGCCGTAA